One window of Centropristis striata isolate RG_2023a ecotype Rhode Island chromosome 23, C.striata_1.0, whole genome shotgun sequence genomic DNA carries:
- the rrs1 gene encoding ribosome biogenesis regulatory protein homolog encodes MAACSVEELLAKAEQEEAEKLKSITVHKELDLEFDIGNLLACDKNRIESREFREQKKEDFLRSLARDNTQLLINELWKQPTERVEEAIVAKLPAAVTPLPREKPPPKPKAPTKWEEFAKLKGIQKKKKTNLVWDETAKEWKRRWGYKRAKDDTKEWLIEVPVTADPNEDQFAKRNKAKKERVAKNEFNRLKNIARAQKVKVPGVGLTPTAQQSKDDLARAVSVAKTSTASAGRFQDRLPKEKAPKNQGKKRKFDPIIGNFSNEKQKQLELLKLMDSKKPRLDITKAVNKQMREDDREEAAAKYKKGAGKKGRKGNMSGKGKGKGQGKGGKGKGGKAGGGFGGGGGGKRRGKPGKR; translated from the coding sequence ATGGCGGCGTGCAGTGTGGAAGAGCTGTTAGCTAAAGCTGAGCAAGAAGaggcagaaaaactgaaaagtaTCACCGTCCATAAAGAGCTGGACCTGGAGTTTGATATCGGTAACCTGCTGGCATGTGACAAGAACCGCATCGAGTCCAGGGAGTTCAGGGAGCAGAAGAAAGAGGACTTTCTGCGGTCGTTAGCTCGTGACAACACGCAGCTGCTCATTAACGAGCTGTGGAAGCAGCCCACGGAGAGGGTCGAGGAGGCGATAGTGGCCAAACTACCCGCTGCGGTGACCCCGCTGCCCAGAGAGAAACCACCTCCGAAGCCCAAAGCTCCCACAAAATGGGAAGAGTTCGCCAAGCTGAAAGGCattcagaagaagaagaagaccaaCTTGGTTTGGGATGAAACGGCGAAGGAGTGGAAGAGGCGCTGGGGCTACAAGAGGGCCAAGGATGACACCAAGGAGTGGCTGATTGAGGTGCCGGTGACCGCAGACCCCAATGAGGACCAGTTCGCCAAACGCAACAAGGCCAAGAAGGAGAGAGTGGCTAAAAATGAGTTCAACCGGCTGAAAAACATCGCCAGGGCGCAGAAAGTCAAAGTGCCCGGCGTGGGGCTGACCCCCACAGCCCAGCAGTCCAAAGACGACCTGGCCAGAGCTGTGAGCGTGGCCAAGACCTCCACAGCATCCGCGGGCAGGTTTCAGGACCGCCTGCCTAAAGAGAAAGCACCCAAGAACCAGGGCAAGAAGAGGAAGTTTGATCCCATCATTGGCAACTTTTCCAACGAGAAGCAGAAGCAGCTGGAGCTGCTCAAACTCATGGACAGCAAGAAGCCCAGGCTGGACATCACCAAGGCTGTCAACAAGCAGATGAGAGAGGATGACAGAGAGGAGGCCGCAGCCAAATACAAGAAGGGAGCAGGGAAGAAAGGTCGCAAAGGCAACATgtcaggaaaaggaaaaggaaaaggccAGGGGAAAGGTGGGAAAGGCAAAGGAGGTAAAGCAGGAGGAGGatttggaggaggtggaggagggaagaggagaggtAAACCTGGGAAGCGTTGA
- the si:dkey-97a13.12 gene encoding myosin IC heavy chain: MQRIYMHSNEHFEVFTTVLAPQGRYRYRAEAEKMVVVHSYRPHWPDELELSPGDVILVLSKHEEERWFGRLQNGQQGYFPASCVMELSQVRALRRSLSLRNPAWDNDSGVRSRHANGHIRQPLGRGSRGEGGTGGAGGAGGAGLDGVQGESQGPFLVRRPQSSLPQPVASQPQTNRSPSLLHRILSKCRKKSECQGATNGAFEGD, encoded by the exons ATGCAGCGAATCTACATGCACAGCAATGAACACTTTGAAGTCTTCACCACTGTCCTTGCTCCTCAAG GGAGGTATCGATACAGAGCTGAAGCTGAAAAG ATGGTAGTGGTGCACAGCTACAGACCTCACTGGCCAGATGAGCTGGAGCTGTCTCCGGGTGACGTCATCCTGGTGCTGTCCAAACACGAGGAGGAGAGGTGGTTTGGGCGGCTGCAGAACGGCCAGCAGGGCTACTTCCCCGCCTCCTGTGTGATGGAGCTGAGCCAG GTGAGGGCCTTACGAAGGAGTCTATCTCTGAGAAACCCCGCCTGGGACAATGATTCAGGTGTGCGCAGCAGACATGCAAA TGGACACATTCGGCAGCCACTCGGGAGGGGgagcagaggagaaggaggaacaggaggagcaggaggagcaggaggagcggGGTTGGATGGGGTCCAAGGTGAGAGCCAGGGCCCTTTCCTGGTGCGGAGGCCCCAGAGCTCTCTGCCTCAGCCCGTGGCCTCCCAACCTCAGACAAACAGATCCCCGAGCCTGCTCCACAGGATCTTGTCCAAGTGCCGGAAAAAGAGTGAATGCCAGGGCGCCACCAACGGGGCCTTCGAGGGCGACTAA
- the mybl1 gene encoding myb-related protein A, giving the protein MDNVNARSNDEDEELHSTDPESKEKSKDKKTLCKVKWSRDEDEKLKKLVEQHGTDSWKLIANFFPGRTDGQCQHRWQKVLNPELVKGPWTKEEDQKVIDLVHKYGPKRWSVIAKHLQGRIGKQCRERWHNHLNPEVKKSSWTQEEDRIIYEAHKRLGNRWAEISKLLPGRTDNSIKNHWNSTMRRKVEHEGYLQDGCKSFSSSHSGGKRRHHRSCPPTPTEPQHCDRSPLPIPGPNQMGTYPYDPHSRHLMDSLPDNSGFTPPSCLDDPDREQRIKELELLLMSAENEVQRQAQCRGPRPPQSLEQYSAWSDSVSDYTLTTSSSSLEEQAERRSWRGPEITQGPPPQLPVSPSKFLAVEASTVLSTLQTIPEFAETMELIDSDPVAWSDVASFDLSEAATPPRHNQAGYATLLQERTIDNSVGYTANTPTAASSRDKNCASFGLGSVTSLTPINSSKPTQASIGRRRRRERGEPSPSCDRTCSSFLENISNSPKKTPTKSLPFTPSRFCNISGAEHLNLDNPALTSTPVCGQRCLLNTPLHKETTPKHQKENDGLRTPKFRKTVMIPTPRTPTPFKNALAAQEKMHGPLKMEPQPLAFLEEDIREVLKLEAGADIFNRADFQSDYRAWKHNIDGPARKVRKSLVLDPWGKDCLNVQLFQEQLNNAQVPDDGLLTGSSLVTPIPEQEECSRSLTSGQEEPSLVPVHPRCFTSPRMKKLLASHKAPKHAAVQVSDWEAVVYGKTEDQLIMTEQARQYLNPYMSSGSTSRALVL; this is encoded by the exons ATGGATAATGTAAATGCACGCAG CAATGATGAGGATGAAGAGCTGCACTCCACAGACCCGGAGAGTAAAGAGAAGAGCAAAGATAAAAAGACCTTGTGTAAAGTAAAGTGGTCCCGAGATGAG GACGAAAAGCTGAAAAAACTTGTAGAGCAGCACGGAACTGACTCCTGGAAACTAATAGCTAACTTTTTTCCA GGGAGGACAGATGGCCAGTGTCAGCACCGCTGGCAGAAGGTGCTCAACCCAGAGCTGGTGAAAGGGCCCTGGACAAAAGAGGAGGATCAAAAG GTTATTGACTTGGTACACAAATATGGCCCCAAGCGTTGGTCAGTGATCGCCAAGCACCTCCAGGGGAGGATTGGAAAGCAGTGCCGTGAGCGGTGGCACAACCACCTTAACCCGGAGGTGAAGAAGTCTTCATGGACTCAGGAAGAGGACCGGATCATCTATGAGGCCCACAAACGCCTTGGCAACCGCTGGGCTGAGATCTCCAAGCTTCTTCCTGGACG GACAGACAACTCCATCAAGAACCACTGGAACTCCACCATGAGGAGGAAGGTGGAGCATGAGGGCTACCTGCAAGATGGTTGCAAgagtttctcctcctctcactcTGGAGGGAAGAGACGCCACCACAGATCGTGTCCTCCGACTCCCACAGAGCCCCAGCACTGTGATCGCAGTCCCCTGCCTATACCAGGACCCAACCAG ATGGGGACCTATCCGTATGATCCTCACAGTAGACACTTGATGGACAGTCTTCCTGATAATTCTGGCTTTACACCA cCATCCTGCCTGGATGATCCTGACAGAGAGCAAAGAATTAAGGAGCTTGAGCTGCTGCTTATGTCAGCAGAGAATGAAGTCCAACGACAAGCGCAGTGCAGAGGTCCACGT CCCCCTCAGAGTCTGGAGCAGTACTCGGCCTGGTCCGACAGTGTGTCTGATTACACACTGACTACAAGTAGCAGCAGTCTAGAGGAGCAGGCGGAGAGAAGGTCCTGGAGGGGTCCTGAGATCACCCAGGGACCTCCACCACAGCTTCCTGTCTCCCCCAGCAAGTTCCTGGCTGTAGAGGCCAGCACCGTGCTCTCTACTCTGCAGACCATCCCAGAGTTTGCAGAAACCATGGAGCTCATTGACTCT GACCCTGTTGCATGGAGTGACGTGGCCAGTTTTGACTTGTCAGAGGCGGCGACACCACCTAGGCACAACCAGGCCGGCTACGCCACTCTCCTGCAAGAGAGGACGATTGACAATTCAGTGGGCTACACCGCCAACACTCCGACTGCCGCTTCTAGTCGAGATAAGAACTGTGCGTCATTTGGTCTGGGCAGCGTCACCTCCCTGACTCCTATCAACTCATCCAAACCCACCCAGGCATCCAtcggaaggaggaggagaagagagaggggggaacCGTCTCCTTCCTGTGACAGGACCTGCTCCTCCTTCTTGGAAAATATCTCAAATTCTCCCAAGAAAACGCCTACAAAGTCACTTCCCTTCACCCCGTCACGA TTCTGCAACATATCGGGGGCAGAGCATCTGAATCTGGATAACCCCGCCCTCACATCAACGCCTGTGTGTGGCCAAAGGTGTCTCCTGAACACGCCGCTCCACAAAGAAACCACACCTAAGCACCAGAAAGAGAATGATGG TTTGCGGACCCCCAAATTTCGTAAAACTGTCATGATTCCAACCCCGAGGACTCCGACTCCCTTCAAAAATGCTTTGGCTGCCCAGGAGAAAATGCATGGGCCCCTGAAGATGGAG CCACAGCCATTAGCCTTTCTAGAAGAAGACATTCGAGAAGTTCTGAAGCTGGAGGCTGGAGCAGACATCTTTAACAGAGCAGATTTCCAATCAGACTACAGAGCATGGAAACACAAT ATTGATGGCCCAGCTAGAAAGGTGCGTAAGTCTCTCGTCCTGGACCCCTGGGGGAAAGACTGCCTCAACGTCCAACTCTTTCAAGAGCAGCTCAACAACGCACAA GTGCCAGATGACGGTCTACTTACGGGCTCTTCACTGGTCACCCCAATCCCTGAGCAAGAGGAGTGTAGCCGTTCTTTGACGTCTGGGCAAGAGGAGCCGTCATTAGTCCCCGTTCATCCTCGATGCTTTACCAGCCCCCGGATGAAGAAGCTTCTTGCCTCCCACAAAGCACCAAAACACGCCGCTGTACAG GTGAGTGATTGGGAAGCAGTGGTTTATGGGAAGACAGAGGACCAGCTGATCATGACAGAACAGGCCCGTCAGTACCTGAACCCCTACATGTCCTCTGGCTCTACCTCAAGAGCCCTTGTGCTTTAA